In Arachis stenosperma cultivar V10309 chromosome 1, arast.V10309.gnm1.PFL2, whole genome shotgun sequence, one DNA window encodes the following:
- the LOC130966096 gene encoding protein FAR1-RELATED SEQUENCE 5-like, whose amino-acid sequence MDPSDSDFFGNDSDVEFPSGEDLDFLDDDSEADEDKPQDKRIADLSREDILQLQFTDEEAVFRFYRTYAMIHGFAVRLDEVRRDSNGFVIMRQIVCNRAGARKEEVEKDERIRDHRPLTRSCCRARIRARLDTKIQKWKVVSFYEEHSHELVETKDVSMMPEYRTFSVSDKEQAKNLHDIGMRTCHVLGYLAAQKGGYANLSFNQKDMYNLITQHRKEKVKGGDANAAISYLRGKAGNDSYFFGKYTLSNENRLENLFWADGTSRIDYECFGDVLTFDSTYNRNVYNKPLVIFSGCNHHGQTVIFGCGLLVNEDIGSYKWLLETFLEAMGSKHPTAVVTDGDLSMREAIKQVFPCATHRLCAWHLHRNACEKVKNSGFLTDFKGLIYANVSVEEFEVKWGDMVARFNLSSNSWVHQTYELRNLWALAYLRGQFFGRIRTTSQCEGINSLLKAYVRKKDTLLEFINNMETVASHYRNNERVAEFDSKYTKPVLVTSLPTLEDFAAKTFTRNMFREVRTEIEGACAMNTELVIQDGGKLYFKCNSFGVPEIDYVVEFDRVRGMLRCECLWFENRGIPCMHIFACLKHQHVEVIPERLVCKRWTKNAKSDFMKSNIDDPSDSDKVLKCRLGVLGAECSRLMDLACKNSSDFVEAMNSVVDTITKLQKQGENPRNANLDDDYVVDPLVVKSKGAPKKNSKFKQHRKCSNCGVTGHYNKSCPNAPGRIPNEPVDDDTEQNISSILPKRKRHDSVKNQHKMEKDRNIGGGPAPTSSAKSVVNDQVKTSSPGPNIPVSASTSNEESGMGSGPAESSVEAPETGMVD is encoded by the exons ATGGATCCATCGGATAGCGATTTCTTTGGAAATGACTCCGATGTTGAGTTCCCAAGTGGAGAGGATCTAGATTTTTTAGATGATGATTCAGAGGCTGATGAAGACAAACCTCAAGATAAGAGAATAGCAGATCTGTCACGAGAAGATATCTTGCAACTTCAGTTTACTGACGAGGAAGCTGTCTTTCGATTCTACAGGACTTATGCAATGATTCACGGTTTCGCTGTGAGGTTGGATGAAGTCAGACGCGACAGCAATGGTTTCGTAATTATGCGCCAAATTGTTTGCAATCGGGCGGGCGCAAGAAAGGAAGAGGTTGAAAAGGACGAAAGAATCAGAGACCACCGACCCCTAACTCGAAGTTGTTGCCGGGCTAGAATTCGTGCAAGACTAGATACAAAAATTCAGAAATGGAAGGTTGTATCGTTCTACGAAGAGCACTCTCATGAATTAGTTGAGACAAAAGACGTTAGCATGATGCCTGAGTATCGCACATTCAGTGTCTCGGATAAAGAACAGGCGAAGAATTTGCACGACATAGGCATGAGGACCTGTCACGTCTTGGGATACTTGGCTGCTCAAAAAGGTGGATATGCAAACTTGTCATTCAACCAAAAAGACATGTACAACCTCATTACTCAACATAGGAAGGAAAAGGTGAAGGGTGGTGATGCAAATGCTGCAATAAGCTACCTGAGAGGTAAAGCTGGGAACGATTCTTATTTCTTTGGCAAGTATACATTAAGTAATGAGAATCGATTGGAGAACTTGTTCTGGGCTGATGGGACTAGCCGTATTGATTATGAGTGCTTTGGGGATGTCTTGACATTTGATTCGACTTACAACAGGAACGTCTACAATAAACCACTTGTGATATTTTCTGGTTGCAATCATCATGGGCAGACCGTCATATTTGGATGTGGTCTTCTTGTTAATGAGGATATTGGTTCATACAAGTGGCTCCTGGAAACCTTTTTGGAAGCAATGGGGAGTAAACACCCTACGGCCGTTGTCACCGACGGAGATCTTTCAATGAGAGAAGCCATTAAACAGGTCTTTCCTTGTGCAACACATCGACTGTGTGCATGGCACTTGCATAGGAATGCATGTGAGAAGGTTAAGAACAGTGGATTTCTAACAGACTTCAAGGGATTGATTTATGCTAATGTGAGTGTTGAAGAGTTTGAGGTCAAGTGGGGAGACATGGTGGCGAGGTTTAACTTATCAAGCAACTCTTGGGTCCACCAAACCTATGAGTTGAGGAATTTATGGGCTCTTGCTTATTTGAGGGGCCAATTTTTTGGGCGAATCAGGACAACATCCCAGTGTGAAGGTATTAACTCTCTATTAAAAGCATATGTGAGAAAGAAAGATACCCTTCTTGAATTCATCAACAACATGGAAACCGTTGCTAGCCATTACAGAAACAATGAAAGAGTCGCAGAGTTCGATAGTAAGTATACCAAACCAGTACTCGTGACTTCTTTGCCGACACTTGAAGATTTTGCTGCAAAGACTTTCACTCGTAACATGTTCCGGGAGGTCAGGACGGAAATTGAGGGTGCTTGTGCAATGAATACAGAGTTGGTAATTCAGGATGGTGGAAAACTATACTTCAAGTGTAACAGTTTTGGAGTGCCAGAAATTGATTATGTGGTTGAGTTTGACAGAGTTAGGGGCATGCTTCGTTGCGAGTGTCTGTGGTTCGAAAATAGAGGAATTCCCTGCATGCACATATTCGCCTGCCTAAAGCACCAACACGTTGAAGTTATTCCAGAACGCTTAGTTTGCAAGCGTTGGACGAAGAATGCCAAGAGTGACTTCATGAAGTCAAACATCGATGATCCAAGTGATTCTGATAAGGTACTAAAGTGTCGGCTTGGTGTGTTAGGTGCTGAGTGCTCTAGGTTGATGGATTTGGCCTGTAAGAACTCAAGTGATTTTGTCGAAGCAATGAATAGTGTTGTCGACACAATTACAAAACTCCAAAAGCAAGGTGAAAATCCACGCAATGCTAACTTAGACGATGACTACGTAGTTGACCCATTGGTGGTGAAGAGTAAGGGAGCTCCTAAGAAAAACTCAAAATTCAAGCAGCACAGAAAGTGTTCAAACTGCGGTGTGACAGGGCACTACAACAAAAGTTGTCCTAATGCTCCTGGTAGAATCCCAAATGAGCCAGTAGACGATGATACAGAACAGAATATCAGCAGCATCCTCCCTAAG CGCAAAAGACATGATAGTGTGAAAAATCAGCATAAGATGGAAAAAGATAGGAACATTGGTGGTGGACCAGCGCCAACCTCATCAGCTAAGTCAGTTGTTAATGATCAAGTGAAAACATCAAGTCCTGGTCCCAATATCCCGGTTTCTGCGTCTACAAGTAACGAAGAGTCCGGGATGGGTTCCGGACCAGCTGAGTCTTCTGTTGAGGCCCCTGAAACTGGAATGGTAGATTGA